The following coding sequences lie in one Acropora palmata chromosome 3, jaAcrPala1.3, whole genome shotgun sequence genomic window:
- the LOC141877598 gene encoding glycoprotein-N-acetylgalactosamine 3-beta-galactosyltransferase 1-like, whose protein sequence is MVAARATILSFATGLSFGIAIITVLNYFNKDETIRKLFVPEKDLKAMTQDVTHQVINRDMNKFKIESKVDFDADIKDHHHHLSLNEEALKEKQKIRILCWVMTSPNTLHTKGKPVKETWGKRCNKLLFMSSEEDPSFPAIGLDVSEGRDELWHKTRAAWDYVYQHHFDDADWFIKADDDTFVIIENLRHLVSSLDSEKPHYLGRHFKTFGGYNSGGAGYVFSKETLRRFKKALGDTSLCSKDSFAEDVEVGKCLGAMGVKPAYTRDTGGRETFMPLPPEHHLIPGYLSKDFWLFSYDSNPYKEGPECCSDHAVTFHYISPNMMYVMEYMVYHLRPYGMVHNDHDDEKIQKQK, encoded by the coding sequence ATGGTGGCCGCGAGGGCGACTATTTTATCGTTCGCAACTGGGCTATCGTTTGGAATTGCTATCATCACCGTcttgaattattttaataaagaCGAAACTATTCGAAAATTATTTGTTCCAGAGAAGGATTTAAAGGCAATGACACAAGATGTCACGCATCAAGTTATTAACAGGGACATGAATAAATTTAAGATCGAGTCGAAAGTGGACTTCGATGCAGATATTAAagatcatcatcaccatcttTCTCTTAATGAAGAAGCTctgaaagaaaagcagaaaataCGGATTTTGTGTTGGGTGATGACCAGTCCAAATACCCTTCATACCAAAGGAAAACCAGTTAAAGAGACGTGGGGCAAGCGCTGCAATAAGCTATTGTTTATGAGCTCGGAGGAAGATCCCAGTTTTCCTGCAATTGGATTAGACGTAAGTGAGGGACGCGACGAGTTATGGCACAAAACACGAGCGGCTTGGGATTACGTCTATCAGCATCACTTTGACGATGCTGACTGGTTTATCAAAGCAGACGATGATACCTTTGTTATCATCGAAAATCTCCGTCACTTGGTTTCGAGTTTGGATTCTGAGAAACCCCATTACCTAGGGAGACATTTCAAAACGTTTGGAGGCTACAACAGTGGAGGAGCAGGATACGTATTTAGCAAAGAAACTCTCCGTAGGTTTAAGAAAGCTTTGGGAGATACTTCTTTATGCTCAAAGGATTCATTTGCGGAAGATGTTGAAGTGGGGAAATGTCTTGGAGCAATGGGGGTAAAACCGGCATACACCAGGGACACAGGTGGAAGAGAGACCTTTATGCCTCTACCACCAGAACATCACCTTATTCCTGGATATCTCAGTAAAGACTTTTGGCTTTTCAGTTATGACAGTAATCCTTACAAAGAGGGACCTGAGTGTTGTTCAGATCATGCTGTGACATTCCACTATATAAGTCCCAACATGATGTATGTGATGGAATATATGGTTTACCATCTTAGACCTTATGGTATGGTTCATAATGATCATGATGATGAAAAGattcagaaacaaaaatga
- the LOC141877601 gene encoding uncharacterized protein LOC141877601, with translation MEFRFLVLWTTLSILFLLTPYTKGQSITSSAYSSTIMWMAQSTSPSESTSRWSVTSPVSQTPSAAVTSSTHNPRPAVTSQPTVTSQPTVTSQPLSQSSLTPEQNVTATTKPAKTTPGSEEGLKLGKTEWMLIACLGAFAIVLITLVILVIQMSRLNQTVTRLKDASHR, from the exons ATGGAGTTTCGTTTCCTGGTGCTGTGGACGACTCTTTCTATTCTTTTTCTATTAACACCTTATACTAAAGGGCAATCGATCACAA GTTCGGCATATTCATCAACAATCATGTGGATGGCGCAGTCCACTTCTCCCTCTGAGTCTACATCGCGTTGGTCAGTAACCAGTCCCGTTTCTCAGACCCCGTCAGCAGCAGTAACCTCTTCTACGCACAATCCACGTCCTGCCGTCACATCGCAACCTACCGTCACATCGCAACCTACCGTCACATCGCAACCTCTCTCTCAATCGAGCTTGACACCTGAACAAAATGTCACCGCAACCACCAAACCAGCTAAAACTACTCCAG GTTCCGAGGAAGGCCTGAAACTAGGGAAGACAGAGTGGATGCTAATCGCATGCCTTGGAGcctttgccattgttttgatCACCCTCGTCATCCTCGTTATACAGATGTCTCGTTTGAACCAAACCGTCACCAGATTGAAAGATGCAAGCCACCGCTGA
- the LOC141877600 gene encoding biliverdin reductase A-like: MAGVIGIVVVGLGRAGKARVRDLEMKVLGESVVLRGVISRRKVDDVTCLTWEEALARNDVDAFVISTENCTHEEYARKVLNHGKHVLVDYPLCLSAQSGKDLYDLAESKGLVCHVENIALLVPLHQQFKQTIKSKEVPLQQGLVRLDARFSNEWIADASRAGFPSFSAISDLECMMDLFGKLTLQEAQYVYEPDLRSLTCKFSTSDDRPITWIRERKRDGKARERFQEFKFEDGSVLTLSPTGPPPPPTPGHKGLFARDLELFVAEIRGERSHAEITKEKKLVLDGLKLAEDVEKAATG, translated from the exons atggctgGCGTCATAGGAATCGTTGTGGTGGGCTTAGGACGGGCAGGGAAGGCCAGAGTGCGTGATTTGGAGATGAAAGTACTAGGGGAGAGTGTTGTTCTTCGAGGCGTCATTTCAAG GCGGAAAGTAGATGATGTCACTTGTCTAACCTGGGAAGAGGCATTGGCCAGAAATGATGTTGATGCTTTTGTCATAAGTACTGAAAACTGCACTCATGAAGAATATGCCAG GAAAGTCCTGAATCATGGCAAACATGTTTTGGTTGATTATCCATTATGCCTCTCAGCACAAAGTGGTAAAGATCTTTATGACTTAGCTGAGAGCAAAG GTTTAGTGTGTCATGTTGAGAACATCGCCCTTCTTGTTCCCTTGCATCAACAATTCAAACAGACCATAAAAAGCAAGGAAGTTCCTCTTCAACAAGGTTTAGTCCGCTTGGATGCAAGGTTCTCAAATGAATGGATTGCAGATGCTAGCCGTGCAGGGTTTCCAAGTTTCTCGGCTATCTCAGATTTGGAGTGTATGATGGATCTCTTTGGCAAACTGACACTTCAAGAAGCCCAATATGTATATGAACCTGATCTGCGTTCCCTAACTTGCAAGTTTTCCACTTCAGATGATAG GCCAATCACCTGgataagagaaagaaaacgagATGGAAAAGCGAGGGAACGTTTCCAGGAATTTAAGTTTGAAGATGGCTCAGTCCTAACACTGTCACCCACCGGTCCCCCACCACCCCCTACCCCTGGACACAAGGGGCTCTTTGCAAGAGACTTGGAATTGTTTGTAGCAGAAATTAGGGGAGAACGAAGTCATGCCGAAATCACCAAGGAGAAGAAACTAGTTCTTGATGGCCTAAAATTGGCAGAAGATGTAGAGAAGGCTGCAACGGGGTGA
- the LOC141877599 gene encoding biliverdin reductase A-like, which translates to MAGVIGIVVVGLGRAGKARVRDLEMKVLGESVVLRGVISRRKVDEVTCLTWEEALARNDVDAFVISTENSTHEEYVRKVLDHGKHVLVDYPFCLSAQSGKDLYDLAGSKGLVCHVENIALLVPLHQQFKQTTKSKAVPLQEGLVRLDARLSNDWIADDSCAGFPSFAGVGDLECMMDLFGKLTLQEAQYVYEPDLRSLTCKFSTSDDRPITWIRERKRDGKARERFQEFKFEDGSVLTLSPTGPPPPPTPGHKGLFARDLELFVAEIRGERSHAEITEEKKLVLDGLQLAEDVEKAAKG; encoded by the exons ATGGCTGGCGTCATAGGAATCGTTGTTGTCGGCTTAGGACGGGCAGGGAAGGCCAGGGTGCGTGATTTGGAGATGAAAGTACTAGGGGAGAGTGTTGTTCTTCGAGGCGTCATTTCAAG GCGGAAAGTGGATGAAGTCACTTGTCTAACCTGGGAAGAGGCATTGGCCAGAAATGATGTTGATGCTTTTGTTATAAGTACTGAAAACAGCACTCATGAAGAGTATGTCAG gAAAGTCTTGGATCATGGCAAACATGTTTTAGTTGATTATCCATTTTGCCTCTCAGCACAAAGTGGTAAAGATCTTTATGACTTAGCTGGGAGCAAAG GTTTAGTGTGTCATGTTGAGAACATCGCCCTTCTCGTTCCCTTGCATCAACAATTCAAACAGACCACAAAAAGCAAGGCAGTTCCTCTTCAAGAAGGTTTAGTCCGCTTGGATGCAAGGCTCTCAAATGACTGGATTGCAGATGATAGCTGTGCAGGATTTCCTAGTTTCGCAGGTGTCGGAGATTTGGAGTGTATGATGGATCTCTTTGGCAAACTGACACTTCAAGAAGCCCAATATGTATATGAACCTGATCTGCGTTCCCTAACTTGCAAGTTTTCTACTTCAGATGATAG GCCAATCACCTGgataagagaaagaaaacgagATGGAAAAGCGAGGGAACGTTTCCAGGAATTTAAGTTTGAAGATGGCTCAGTCCTAACACTGTCACCCACCGGTCCCCCACCACCCCCTACCCCTGGACACAAGGGGCTCTTTGCAAGAGACTTGGAATTGTTTGTAGCAGAAATTAGGGGAGAGCGAAGTCATGCCGAAATCACCGAGGAGAAGAAACTAGTTTTAGATGGTTTACAATTGGCAGAAGATGTAGAGAAGGCTGCAAAAGGATGA
- the LOC141877602 gene encoding peptide methionine sulfoxide reductase-like: MFWKNHDATANHKPQYMSAIFYHDEGQKKLAEQTRNEHQKTQRRPIATKILPAKTFYDAEDYHQKYLLRQHPTLLRSLGLNSIELMSSVVAARLNGYVGGYGSLKKFEVEVDDLQINEAQADMVRKILTGRRF; this comes from the exons ATGTTTTGGAAAAACCACGATGCCACAGCTAACCATAAACCACAATACATGTCAGCCATATTTTACCATGATGAAGGGCAGAAGAAGCTTGCAGAGCAGACTCGTAATGAACATCAGAAGACGCAGCGGAGACCAATAGCTACAAAGATTCTCCCAGCCAAGACTTTTTACGATGCAGAAGA ttaCCACCAGAAGTACTTGCTGCGTCAGCATCCTACTTTGCTTAGGAGTCTTGGATTAAACAGTATTGAGTTGATGAGCTCTGTTGTGGCTGCACGTTTGAATGGTTATGTTGGAGGTTATGGGTCCCTGAAAAAGTTTGAAGTAGAGGTTGACGATTTGCAGATAAATGAAGCACAGGCAGACATGGTGCGAAAAATCTTGACTGGCAGGAGGTTTTAA